The segment CCTGCGACTTCCGGTCTGCCATTTTTAATCCAAACCGGACCATTGATAACTAACTGAAAGAGAAGTTAGCTAAACCGGATACACATTACGTGGTTGAGATATCTTGGAAATAAAAACTATACATTAACGATAAATAGACTAGGAACCAACTTATTCCTTGTCACCAATCTAATCATTGTCGGTTAcgtgtttataaatattttttgaccTTTGTCTCTTTCTTGTTATTCTTCTCTCTCCTTGCTAATGTCACATTTGCCAGGGCTGcctaaaataattatagatTATACTCTTCTCAACTACTTCTAGTTTTGTTACATTTCATGAATTATAAGACTTCCAAAATCCAATCATTGGACACAAATCTTCATATATTccattgatatttttttatagtcaAAGTTAAATCATTAGAAAAGTCTTTGGTAAAAAAGCAGTTTGCTTGATCTCATTTCAGTTCTCAAGATCTTACCCCATATCAGAATACATTTTTAATTGAGaccactagattttgacccgcccttaaaagggcgggtatattttttgttttacatttttttataaatttaatttttatatttatgttttatttacgtttttttcattatataatatatcaatatactaaaacaggaatatgacctattgatatatgtgtggtcaaattattttacgataattattaaaacctcttattaattatttaaaagaaatattatacaaagaaagtataaatatgattaaaaacataaatataaaaattaaatttctaaaatatgtaaaacaaaaaaatataccgaCTCTTTTAAAGACGAATccgaatctagtcaatactattaaaatagaaacataacatattgatatatgtatggtcaaactattttaatacaatgattaaaacctcctattaattatttaagagaaaatgttatacaatgaaaaacacaaatatgactaaaacatataaatataaaaataaatttctaaaagaatataaaactaaaagtataaaaaggcgggtccaaatgtagaaatctatttaaaaccgttaaactaaaatctgtagaatatcggatcatgatcataatttttaattttaattttagttgtttagttttagttttaattttattttttaaagaaacataatttttatgtttgtgtgtttgtataatcatattatgtatgatatgaatttaatagaatagataagttTTGTAAGTATGTACATGTATCATATGGTAAGGCTTGGTCCTTTTGTCAATATTCAatccaaattatttgtttttttatttgaacacaAAAACAGGAACATagggaagttacgaacggttaacaataTTCGAAGCTCAGATTATCGTTTCATATGCCGagggaagttacgaacggttaacaatgCTCTAAAGGACCTTTAATTAATTGGTCATACaggagaattaatagaatagattttgacccgcccttaaaagagcgggtaaattttttgttttacatcttttaaaagtttaatttttatatttgtgtttttaattatttttgtttttaatttgtaaaatatctttttaaaattatttataagaggctttaataattatatcaaaatagttagaccacacatatatcaatatgtcatgttcttgttttaataatattgatatttttggtaactatattaaatatgtcaaattgcataactatacacttgtatCATATGCATTtcaaaagttatttttaaactatattcctaaagtttgcaacatattatattttcttattaattacctaaaataattattcaaaaatacATGTATCCTAAAAACCTGATTTAGAATCAACccaaaaatcaaagtctcatactcTAGAAGACCTGACTTATATACTTGAACGGATCTTAAAATGTTATATCCaaaaaaccaatatcaaatccaGCCGTCACTGAAAACcgaatttgtttttgaaaaatgtttgaaaaataaatcttaatatatatatacacgtaaATGGGTTAATATGATCTTCACTAATTttaagtaaaatcacatttaataaatattttttaatcaaataacctatttaaaatccgttaaattgaattaatttatatgaatatttagtTCTATTAAGAGTCCACTTAAACtctgttaaattttattttaatattatgtattttttaattgataaatttaatgtctatgtaaaatatttaaaatttgaataaattaatttttggttgaataaatttcaatttttggGTGAGATGTAAGTTATATTGTTGTAGTAtgataatgaattttgaaaaaaaatattataaataacatttaaaaattattgtagAGTACACGTTTATTGTTGCAGTTATTTTCAAAAGAATCGGGACAGTTTTCACTTCACAAAGCTTAagtcatcgtcatcatcatctcaAATGAAGTTTGGCCATAGAATTTTTTTGCCCCGACATGGATTGCGTCTTCACCGTGAGACATCTGTCACTTGCTTGCACCAAATGCAGCATTTTAGGATGATAACTGGAAAAAAAGTGGAAGAATTTGTGACAGGCAGGCACCTTAGGATTGTCTTAAAACAGAGTATTTTTGTCATCATCTAAATTATCATTATGCTCAAAACCAACCTAACCATTTTGACCGTTCACCCAAAGAGAACATTCGCTGCATAATCCTTTATTGTAAAAGCGAAGAGTTACTTTCACCTGTGagaatgattaaaataaatcaatgaaTACATGTTATGATGAAAAAAACGTAACCATTTTGTTACAGAAAAAAACGTAACCGTTTTTGTTCGTTAGAAATAGAACATGGTTAGTATTTAAATAAGATATTGCTATATTTTATGcagttatttttttaagttagatcaaaccttttattaattggtcatgctgaagaattaatagaatagattactcaattaaattttcaattgaGACCATTTCAGTTCTCAAGGTGAAATCAATTCCTATATAGGAATTTTTTGTGTTTACCTAATATAACGtaaaattaattacatataatcgttaaagaaatatcaaaacttaTGAATTATAGATTCAGCAAAAGTGTAAACATATAATCTtgtccaaaagaaaaaaaaaatcttgtataATTCTGCATCTGCCCAAATGCAACCAATTCACATATCACACCAAAAATGGATTTGTCTTCTTTTGTAACATCATCGTCAGAGCCGTAAAGACGTAGGTCCATGTACAGAGCATCTGTTTATGTGGTTAAGCAGGAGCTGCCCATTAAGCAGAGTTGTGATATTTTCCTGTTTTAAATGAAAACGCAGAATAAAACCATGTGCTTTAAGAATCTTTCACACTCTCTCTATCATTTTATAAACACCATGCCTTCTcttcaacatcatcatcattacaGTGTTTCCTTATCTCTGTACCCTTTGAGGCAAAAACAAAACTCCTCTTCTATTCATCATCATTGCTCTAAGACAACATCAAACCCTATCCTTAATAGAACCAGAGATGCTGCAGATTGTAGGCAAGTATCGGTGGAGACAATCATGCCGTTACAAGAAGCTAACGAATCAACATGAGAACTTAACTACATTGccaccaacaacaacaaggtcGACTAAAAGACAGAACTCGGGGAAGAAGAACGAGATTCGAGCAAAAGGGTTTAGACTAAACCGATCAAGAAAGCTGGTTCTTAAGGCATTAGCTTTTCCTAGAAGATTATTTAACATTTATGTGCGTATCACAAATAAGATGAACAGAGAAGGTTTATATCCTaatcttgttttttcttctcattGGGGTTTCCCTCTGAACTCGAGAGGTGGGTTCTGTTAGAGAGAAGAGTTCAGCTTCTTATTAATCATACAAGAATGATACATAGAAATGTGAAGCCCACGATTACgttacatacatacatacaatGTTCTTGTAACTTGCCGTGTTTATTAATTTGGAGAATAATGGAAACAGAGTTGAGAAATTTGTTCTTTCTTAATTTTCAGCTGAGCATGTAGATGAGTGATTCTAATTATATTCAAATCAATCTTGGTGAAACTTAGGTCAAGTTggtaataaaaattaagaagGAGAAGAAATGATATCATAAAGAACAAAGAGAGTTTACAGAATATTTTAACTTGACAAAACAGATTGTAATAATTTTAACTTGTCCCATTGTAATCAGTGGACCAAAAAAGTTACAGAATATCTACAACAATTACAAAACTTACaagcatttttttttgcttttgtttagTAACTTACAATTTTGTATGttcattatttgtttattattattgcaTTATTAGGTCTTGTCTGAAACCTATATTCATTTCTTGGCTGGGAATTTTCCCTTAACCTTCTGAATCACCTGTGGTTCAACACCGAACGCCTTGGCAAGCAAGTCATCGGGAATAGGAGGGTTAGCACCAAACAGAGACGGTCCAACACTTTGAGTCCCAGGGTTCTGACTATCGAAAGCAGCAATCACGGAGGCAGGAGCATCGTTAGGGTTCTGCTGGAAATGGAGGAGAGCTCTTGGGAATACAAAGACGTCTCCCTTGTTGATGTGTTTGGAGATGAGTTTTCCAGTGGTGGTCAAGAAGCCGACGAAGAGACGTCCTTCGAGGACGAATATGGCTTCAGAAGCTCGGGGGTGAAGATGTGGCGGGTTGAGTCCACCAGGTGCGTAGTCGATACGAGACATGGAGGTACCCATCATGTTGAGGCCAGGGATTTTCTCAACGTTGCCTGCTGTAACGGCTGACCCCATTGCGGTGTTGGATGTGTCTGCAGGGGCGGCTAAGCCTATGTAGTAGAAATCATCTGGTGTTACTTGTGATGGGTCTTTGCATGCGTATCCGTTTACTTTGGTAcctaataagaaaaatatgacAAAAGTCAACGACAAAAACTATTAAGATTGGTTTAACCTAAAATGTTTATATCCCCTAAATATTAGATGCGGCCATGATAGAAAATACCTTTGAGATCAGCGACACAAAGATCTTGAAGCATGTTTGTTTCGGCGAAGGCCGTGTGGGCGGCCACAAGCAAGAGGGTAACAAAAAGTTGGGTCATGGAAGTTGCCATTGTTGGTTGTTGTTGAGAAATGTGTTATTGATGAATTTCAGAAGATCATTTGACCTTGTTTctcaatttatatataatgagaagaagagaaaccaaTGGAGAAGAGATATACATGGAGGGGCCATAGGCTTGTTAATCAATTTTGTTTGCCATAATTAGGTTTAGGTGTTCTGAtcgttggttaagatttggtaaTGAAAAGAGGATAACCTGATACTCACCAATAAAAAACACCATTAGTCTCTAATAATCACCAAACTAGAAATGAATTAAAGAAGGGATGATGATTTTGGTTGTGTGGTTATAGatcaagagtttttttttttgttcagttaAATCTTAACGGGCTAAAAGTGAATCAAAACATAGAAATGAACCAAAAACTGAATTTCTCTATCCATACATTTGCATCATAACCGATTTTACCGTTGTCTGCGGCCGCTATTTTTACCGTATATAGCCTTCATGTCGAGCCCTTACAGGCCAACCTATATGCTAGTCAAGACTCAAGACTACTTTCTTATATTattatgctttttttttaataagatactAGATCTTgtcgggcgggtatttattttatgtttttagttttttatttataaatgatgtggcgggtatttattttatgtttttagttttttatttataaatgatatatttgtaatatttaaacataaattcagATTGAAATTAATggttgtagttataataaaaattaaaagttttaaaaaatactttgatataaattttaatttcctaattaaaatattatagaaatgggtcatgatttttttcaattccaaaatcttagcattcttaataacaaataaaataatttataaatacataaaagatataaacatatttgaaattaaaataaatttgttaaaaaatatcttacgccattgttatttatttctatagtttaacccgtggccgtataaatatttgctttcacttcaattttttctttgttctaatgataatacatatatatatatatatatataacattttaaaacaaaattgttagcataacattttaaaacaaaaattttatttattactttaaataattatattatgtgaatttaatcgtctattatatcagagtgtatcatataaaaatctaatatttataactaattagacttatattataaaagtgttatactaacaatttataaataaaatattttatattttatttatatgatatataaattgattttgatgtgcgatttttatttaattatttttattaataaaaaatattaaatgttaacaaaaaatctataaggaaatttattttggttaagattcattctattaaacaaatatattatttaaattaggaaaagacattaaatacttaaatctatcatttaaataagaaaaagacaaaattctctagttaccaaacaaaatttttttttctaaagattcCTATCCCTATTAACAAACagaagcttaaagtacttctactttaataagatagatgtatcattgtttttgtttctccCTCCCCTGCTTGTAGTTACTAGCTCCATTTATGCTTGTCTCGTAAACACCTAGTCTCGATGAATTTTCCATGAGCATGTGAAACAAAAGATTCATTACACCTTTCCTGATTTTCAGTCTGAAACAGATTGCCATGAGGCTTCACTCTGGCTGTCTGCCTAGTGGGTCTTTTCACACGATCACTAGGTCCATTAAACTTCATTAAGCCCACTATAAAATCGGTAAAATCGATATATTAGAAAGCTTGGGGCTCTTATGGAAATAAATAGAAGAGTGAGGGACCATGGTTAGAAACGAAAAGAAATAGAACAAGTGGACGACCACGGCGTAAGATCAACATGCGGTTGATGGGAACGAGACGAAGACCGCATTTTCTCGTTCTGCCATGCATGCTGtgtctttttatgattt is part of the Raphanus sativus cultivar WK10039 chromosome 5, ASM80110v3, whole genome shotgun sequence genome and harbors:
- the LOC108860169 gene encoding germin-like protein subfamily 2 member 3 — its product is MATSMTQLFVTLLLVAAHTAFAETNMLQDLCVADLKGTKVNGYACKDPSQVTPDDFYYIGLAAPADTSNTAMGSAVTAGNVEKIPGLNMMGTSMSRIDYAPGGLNPPHLHPRASEAIFVLEGRLFVGFLTTTGKLISKHINKGDVFVFPRALLHFQQNPNDAPASVIAAFDSQNPGTQSVGPSLFGANPPIPDDLLAKAFGVEPQVIQKVKGKFPAKK